The sequence TGTCGTGGATCGCATCGGCGATCCGGTCCTCGCCGCGGCATTTGCCGGGCGCCATGGCCGGACGTCGCTGCAGCAGTCGGCCGGGGCGGGCTCATGACGACGATCGCGTTCCTGGCTGCCGTATCGCCATTCGCGATTGCGATGTCGTTCACGCCCGGCCCCAATAATTTGATGCTTGCCAATTCCGGTGCGCGCTTCGGCTTCGTGCGGACATTGCCGCATCAGGTGGGGGTGCTGATCGGCTTTGCGCTGATGATGCTGTGCGTCGGGCTGGGCGTTTCCGCGCTGATCGTGGCCGAGCCGGCGCTGTACCGCGCGATGAAGATCGCGAGCATCGTCTACATCTTCTGGCTGGCGTGGAAGATCGTGACGGTCGAGGCACGCGGCGCTGGCCCCGGCGCGGTCAAGCCTATGGGATTCCTGCAGGGGGCAGCCTTCCAGTGGGTCAACCCCAAGGCGTGGGTCATGACGCTGACGGCAGTGGCGACCTACACGACGCTGCACGACGATCTGCGCCTGCAGGTGGCGCTGCTGGCGATGGTGTTCGCCGTCGTCGGTGCGGCGAGCGGGTCGACCTGGGTGATGTTCGGCCAGATGATCCGCCGCTATCTCATCTCACCACGCCGGCGCAGCGCCTATAATTGGACGATGGCGGCATTGTTGGTGGCGTCGATCCTGCCGGTGATGTTCGAGCATTGAGGCGACCGAGACAAAAAAGGGAGAGGCCAAAGGCCCCTCCCACGCGGTCGAACATAGAAAGACGTCAGTATTTGACGCGAACGCGGACGTAATAGAAGCCGCCGTTGAAGCCGAACGGGCCGCCGTTGCGTGGATAGACCTGCCCGTCGGACGTGCTTCCGGTGAGCGCATAGATCGGGTTGTAGGTCGTCGCCGCGATCTTCTCCGGGTGGGTATTGAACAGGTTGTTCCCGCCCAGCGTGAGCGTGAAATGCTCGTGGAAGGTGTAGCTGACGTCGAGATCGCTGGTGAAGCGCGATCCGAAGGTCTGCCCGGCGATCGTGTTGCCGGCGGCGTCCTTGACCGTCGGATAATCGACCGCATTGATCCACGAGCCATAGAAATTCTCGCGGGCGTTGATCGTGAAGCCGCTGCCCGACCACGTCGCCGCGACGTTGGCGCGATGGTTTGGCGCGAGCCGCTTCACGTCGATGATCTGCGCGGTGCTGATGACGTTCGGATCGGACTTGGAGACCGTGCTCTTGTTGTAATTGTAGGCGAGCGTCCAGTTGAGCGTGCCGCCCGCGAACGGCATGCGGTAGGAGCCGACGACATCGATACCGCGCGTCAGTGTATCGAGGCCGTTGGTGAAGTAGCTGACGTTGCCGCCCGCGCCCACAGCGGCCAGCCCGGAATTGGCCAGAACGTCGGCGGCCGTGACGGAGAAGGGCTGCGAGATGAAGATGCGGTTGCGGACCTTGATGTTGTAGTAATCGATGGTCAGCGTCGCGCGGCTGACCGGCTGCAGCACGACGCCCGCGCCCCAGTTGGTCGACTTTTCCGGCTTGAGCGGCTTGGCGCCATAATATTGCGAGATGGGGTTATCGACCGGGTAGGTGCCGGTCTGCACCTGATTTCCGCTGATGAAGTTCGTGGTCAGGATCGAATCGTGCGACTGGCCGGGGGACGGCGCATGGAAGCCGGTGCCGACCGTGCCGCGGATCGACAGCCACGGCGTTGCCTTCCAGATCGCATTCGCCTTGCCGACTTCGGCGCTGCCGAAGTTGCTGTAATGCTCGTAGCGGCCGGCGAGGCCAACGGTCAGCGATTCGATGATGTCGGCTTCGGCACCACCGTAGAAGGCGAAGCTGCGCTGGCTCCATTGGCCGGCCGATTGCGGGCTGGTGCCGCCATAGCCGGAGGCCGCCGGCGATTGGCTCGCGCTGCCGTTGCGCACATAGACGCCGGGCGAAACCAGCGAGTAGAGCGCCTGCGACGCATAGGGGCCCGCGCCATAGGATTGCAGATCGCCCGCGGTCGCCTTGTAGGTTTCGCGCCGGAATTCGCCGCCACCCGACAAGGTGATCGGGCTCGCGAGCCCGACCTGCAGCGGGTAGGTCAGGTCCAGATTGACGTCGAGCTCCTTCTGGATGAGATCTCCGAAGTTGAAGCGCGTCTGCGTCTGCGGTCCATAGGATGGACTGATCGAGTCGTACATCGACAGCGACAGGGTGTTGCGGCTCAGCGAGCTCGACAGATCCCAGGTCAGGCCGTTGTCCAATTTGCCCTTGTAGCCCGCAGTCCCGTACAATTGCTTGGTCACGCCCACGAAGCGGGGCGTGAAGCCCGCCGGATAGAGGTTTGCGGCGCTGAACGTGTTGCCATCCAGCACGTAGCCGCCGCTCGGGCAGGTTGCATTGCCGGCGGGGCAGGGGGTCAGATAGACGGGAGCATATGAGCCGTTGCGGCTGTTGGTGGCGGTGCTGGTGCCGCTGCCGGTGTTGGTGACGAGGCCGGCGACGGTGATCGGCGGGCGGTAGTTGAAGCTTTCGTCGGTGTGCGTCCTGGCGGCGTTGCCGATGAAGTAGATTTCGCTGTTCGGCGTGACTTCGTAGCCGGAATTGACCAGCACCTTCCAGCCGTGTGACGGCGATGTACCCCAGATCTGCGCCGGCCCGGGATAATTGGGGATCTGGCTGGCAAGGCTCGGGTTGAGCGTCGCAAGCGTGGCAGCCGTCGGGCGGGTCTTGCCGCGGCTGGTGCCGAGGTCGTTATCATATTCAGCCGCCACGTTGACGAACCCGCGTTCACCCAATTTGACGCCGACGTCGCCGGCGATCTGCCGGCTGTCGCCGTCGCTCGGATAATATTGGCCCCAGCGACCCTGAAGCTCGAAACCGGCGTCCTTGCGCAGACCGAAGTTGAGCACGCCCGCAATCGCATCCGAGCCATATTGCGCGGTCGCGCCATCGCGAAGCACCTGCAGGTTGCCGATGGCGATCGACGGGATCGCCGAAAGATCGGACGACTGGGCACCATAAGACAGGCCGGTATCGCCGCCCGAATAGACCTGCACGAGCGCGGAGCGGTTAAAGCGCTTGCCGTTCAGCATCACGAGCACTTCGTCACCCGGCAAGCCGCGCAGCGAAGGGGAGCGGACGAAGCTCGACGCGTCTGCGATCGTGTTTTGCGCGACGAAGAAGGACGGGATGATGTTCTTGATCGAGTCCAGCATGTTCGCGGCTGGCTGCGCCTGCAACTCGGCAGAACTGATGACATCGACCGGCGATGCCGAATTTACGAGGGTGCGGTCAGTCCGTCGCGTGCCGATGACGACGACTTCACCAGTATCCGCAGTAGCGGCCGGCGTAGCTGAGGCCGGTGCGGCGGTATCTTGCGCCGACGCGTTACTTGCAAACGCAAGTGCAGCTGCAGCGCATGTCGATGCATACAGCCATGTCTTCTTAAGCCCGATGCGATCGTTCTTTTTCATATTATCCCCCTGAGACCTTGAAAAAGCCCGCCCTTCGCATT is a genomic window of Sphingomonas nostoxanthinifaciens containing:
- a CDS encoding LysE family translocator, translated to MTTIAFLAAVSPFAIAMSFTPGPNNLMLANSGARFGFVRTLPHQVGVLIGFALMMLCVGLGVSALIVAEPALYRAMKIASIVYIFWLAWKIVTVEARGAGPGAVKPMGFLQGAAFQWVNPKAWVMTLTAVATYTTLHDDLRLQVALLAMVFAVVGAASGSTWVMFGQMIRRYLISPRRRSAYNWTMAALLVASILPVMFEH
- a CDS encoding TonB-dependent receptor plug domain-containing protein, encoding MKKNDRIGLKKTWLYASTCAAAALAFASNASAQDTAAPASATPAATADTGEVVVIGTRRTDRTLVNSASPVDVISSAELQAQPAANMLDSIKNIIPSFFVAQNTIADASSFVRSPSLRGLPGDEVLVMLNGKRFNRSALVQVYSGGDTGLSYGAQSSDLSAIPSIAIGNLQVLRDGATAQYGSDAIAGVLNFGLRKDAGFELQGRWGQYYPSDGDSRQIAGDVGVKLGERGFVNVAAEYDNDLGTSRGKTRPTAATLATLNPSLASQIPNYPGPAQIWGTSPSHGWKVLVNSGYEVTPNSEIYFIGNAARTHTDESFNYRPPITVAGLVTNTGSGTSTATNSRNGSYAPVYLTPCPAGNATCPSGGYVLDGNTFSAANLYPAGFTPRFVGVTKQLYGTAGYKGKLDNGLTWDLSSSLSRNTLSLSMYDSISPSYGPQTQTRFNFGDLIQKELDVNLDLTYPLQVGLASPITLSGGGEFRRETYKATAGDLQSYGAGPYASQALYSLVSPGVYVRNGSASQSPAASGYGGTSPQSAGQWSQRSFAFYGGAEADIIESLTVGLAGRYEHYSNFGSAEVGKANAIWKATPWLSIRGTVGTGFHAPSPGQSHDSILTTNFISGNQVQTGTYPVDNPISQYYGAKPLKPEKSTNWGAGVVLQPVSRATLTIDYYNIKVRNRIFISQPFSVTAADVLANSGLAAVGAGGNVSYFTNGLDTLTRGIDVVGSYRMPFAGGTLNWTLAYNYNKSTVSKSDPNVISTAQIIDVKRLAPNHRANVAATWSGSGFTINARENFYGSWINAVDYPTVKDAAGNTIAGQTFGSRFTSDLDVSYTFHEHFTLTLGGNNLFNTHPEKIAATTYNPIYALTGSTSDGQVYPRNGGPFGFNGGFYYVRVRVKY